The following are from one region of the Chloracidobacterium sp. genome:
- a CDS encoding tetratricopeptide repeat protein, whose translation MKRCPECGREYDNTMMFCLDDGAELLYGPASMDEPTTAILHSTAAQGEAPTRAQIQMTDQTAILPANTGDIVPQPRGFDKRLLFAPLALAVIVLGGFFGYRYFTPANQINSIAVMPFVNESGNPDTEFLSDGMTETLINSLSQIANLSVKARSSVFRYKGKEIDPKKVASELGVQAILTGRVVQRGDQLTLSVELIDGLTENTIWGNKYERKGSDLVALQSEVARDVSAKLKSKLTGADSAKVEKTYTANPEAYQLYLKGRFAWNKRTGPAIKQAADFFRQAIEKDPNYALAYSGLAETYVIFSSYTVATAKDSMPKAKAAALRALELDDSLAAAHTALAEYLVHYEFDRVGAEKEFRRAIELNPNYPTAHQWLGNLLASVKRFDEALVELKRAEELDPLSSIIALNVGDTLVADRRYDEGIAVYKRLLSADPDFALAHFALGEVYGLKGMYPEALNETRRAFDLDPDPSTKGYIGLWLALSGDRDGAKKMLEEMKQDSTGRYVQSFSFGMIHIGLGEKEKALDWIEKEVEERGSATRYFATAGELDDLRTEPRFRAMLKQLNLPE comes from the coding sequence ATGAAACGATGCCCTGAATGCGGTCGTGAATACGACAATACGATGATGTTCTGTCTCGATGACGGAGCTGAATTGCTTTACGGCCCGGCATCGATGGACGAACCGACGACGGCGATCCTGCATTCGACAGCGGCTCAGGGCGAAGCTCCGACCCGCGCGCAGATACAGATGACAGACCAGACGGCGATCTTGCCTGCGAACACGGGCGATATTGTCCCTCAGCCTCGCGGTTTCGATAAACGTTTGTTGTTTGCTCCGCTGGCACTTGCAGTCATCGTCCTCGGCGGATTTTTCGGATATCGATACTTCACTCCAGCCAATCAGATCAATTCCATCGCCGTGATGCCGTTTGTCAACGAAAGCGGTAATCCGGACACGGAGTTTCTTTCTGACGGCATGACCGAGACGCTGATCAACAGCCTGTCGCAGATTGCGAACCTCAGCGTGAAGGCCCGTTCGTCCGTCTTCCGGTATAAGGGTAAAGAGATCGATCCGAAGAAGGTGGCGTCGGAGTTAGGTGTTCAGGCGATCCTGACCGGCCGAGTTGTCCAACGGGGCGATCAGTTGACGCTGAGCGTGGAGCTTATCGACGGGCTGACCGAGAACACAATTTGGGGCAATAAATATGAGCGAAAGGGCTCGGATCTCGTGGCATTGCAGAGCGAGGTCGCCCGTGACGTTTCGGCGAAGCTTAAATCGAAACTAACGGGCGCCGATTCAGCCAAAGTTGAAAAGACCTACACGGCAAATCCAGAAGCCTACCAGCTTTATTTGAAAGGCCGATTTGCCTGGAACAAACGAACCGGCCCGGCGATCAAGCAGGCGGCCGATTTCTTCAGGCAGGCGATCGAAAAAGATCCGAACTACGCGCTAGCCTATTCGGGATTGGCTGAGACCTATGTCATTTTTTCGAGCTACACCGTTGCCACGGCGAAGGACAGTATGCCGAAGGCAAAGGCGGCAGCCCTACGGGCACTTGAACTGGACGATTCCCTTGCCGCGGCACACACCGCCCTCGCGGAATATCTTGTCCACTATGAATTTGACCGTGTCGGTGCGGAAAAGGAGTTTCGCCGTGCGATCGAGCTAAATCCAAACTATCCGACCGCTCATCAGTGGCTTGGTAACTTGCTTGCTTCTGTCAAGAGGTTTGATGAGGCCTTGGTTGAGTTGAAACGGGCAGAAGAACTTGATCCGCTTTCGTCGATCATTGCGCTAAATGTTGGGGATACGCTGGTTGCCGACCGGCGTTATGACGAAGGGATCGCCGTTTATAAACGTTTACTTTCCGCCGATCCTGATTTTGCATTGGCACACTTTGCGCTGGGCGAGGTCTACGGCCTGAAAGGTATGTATCCCGAGGCATTAAACGAAACGCGAAGAGCTTTCGACTTGGACCCTGATCCGTCGACAAAAGGTTATATAGGACTATGGCTGGCACTATCCGGCGACCGTGACGGAGCGAAAAAAATGCTCGAAGAGATGAAGCAGGATTCAACTGGTCGTTATGTTCAAAGTTTTTCGTTTGGAATGATCCACATCGGGCTTGGGGAAAAAGAGAAGGCTCTCGACTGGATTGAAAAGGAAGTCGAGGAACGCGGATCAGCCACCCGTTACTTCGCCACTGCGGGCGAGCTTGATGATCTGCGCACGGAACCTCGATTCAGGGCCATGCTGAAACAGCTAAATCTGCCGGAATAG
- a CDS encoding tetratricopeptide repeat protein, giving the protein MKRCPECGREYDNTMMFCLDDGAELLYGPARSDRSASAGGQFGDDEPATAILHSTAAQGEAPTRAQIDTTDRTSVSHPGAETTKKAGGFDKRLLLAPIVLAAIVLGGFGAYRYLAPSNTGQIDSIAVLPFENRSGSADTDYLSDGLADSLIYRLSQLPNLKVSPTSSVMRYKGMASDAAKVANELGVDAVMTGRLSQIGDNLNISVQLIDVKAGKVLWAEQYDRKMADLLATQREIATTITQKLQLKLTGDERGIAKKYTESSEAYQLYLKGRYHFARRNRDDFNKAIESFEQAIKLDPNFALAYARIAEAYNQMPNYPYASPMEAFPKAKAAAERAIALDPTLSEAHTAMGNTLTSLDRNWPEAEREFKRALELDPNSATAHYRYASEYLISVGRTKEALAEVERALELEPLDPNMVANLGRHYLYDGQRDRALTQARRAYEADPTFVIARLLYGMTLNAVSQYAEAIALSENALKDDPNNQQMLMVAGYAYGRSGRRADAESVIEKFREISKTQYVIPSFVAVVFGAMGEKDRAFAELDKSIEQRDSWFRWAKVEPLFDPLRDDPRYKDLLKRMGLPE; this is encoded by the coding sequence ATGAAACGATGCCCTGAGTGCGGCCGCGAGTACGACAATACGATGATGTTCTGTCTCGATGACGGAGCCGAACTACTCTACGGTCCGGCAAGGTCAGACCGGTCGGCGTCAGCGGGCGGCCAGTTCGGCGACGACGAACCGGCGACGGCGATATTGCACTCGACCGCCGCTCAGGGCGAAGCTCCAACTCGGGCACAGATAGACACGACCGATCGAACTTCCGTTTCGCACCCGGGGGCCGAGACAACTAAGAAAGCCGGTGGTTTTGATAAGCGGTTGTTGCTTGCTCCGATTGTTTTGGCAGCGATCGTCCTCGGTGGGTTTGGTGCCTATCGCTATCTGGCTCCGTCTAACACTGGCCAGATCGATTCCATCGCGGTACTTCCATTCGAAAACCGCAGCGGCAGTGCTGACACCGATTATCTTTCGGATGGCTTGGCGGATTCGCTTATCTATCGTCTTTCCCAATTGCCAAATCTAAAAGTCAGTCCGACGAGTTCAGTGATGAGATATAAAGGCATGGCGAGCGACGCTGCAAAGGTGGCAAACGAACTCGGCGTCGATGCGGTTATGACCGGAAGGCTGTCTCAGATCGGCGATAATCTTAACATCAGCGTTCAATTGATAGATGTCAAAGCAGGGAAGGTTCTATGGGCCGAGCAATATGACCGCAAGATGGCCGATCTGCTTGCAACTCAGCGCGAGATCGCGACTACGATAACACAAAAGCTGCAACTGAAGCTGACAGGCGACGAAAGAGGGATCGCAAAAAAATACACCGAAAGCAGCGAGGCATACCAGCTGTATCTAAAAGGGCGATACCATTTTGCCCGGCGAAACAGGGATGACTTTAACAAGGCTATCGAAAGCTTTGAGCAGGCAATAAAGCTTGACCCAAATTTTGCCCTTGCCTACGCGCGGATCGCCGAGGCATACAACCAGATGCCGAACTATCCGTATGCTTCGCCAATGGAGGCCTTTCCAAAAGCGAAAGCGGCTGCGGAGCGTGCGATCGCGCTCGATCCAACATTGTCGGAAGCTCACACGGCAATGGGTAACACGCTCACCTCGCTCGACCGGAACTGGCCGGAAGCTGAACGCGAATTCAAACGCGCGCTCGAACTCGATCCAAATAGCGCTACAGCTCACTATAGGTATGCGTCCGAGTATCTTATTTCCGTCGGTCGGACAAAAGAGGCTCTCGCCGAAGTCGAGCGGGCGTTGGAGCTTGAGCCACTCGATCCGAACATGGTCGCGAATCTCGGACGGCATTATTTGTATGACGGACAACGCGACCGTGCGCTCACTCAGGCAAGGCGAGCGTACGAAGCCGATCCGACCTTCGTTATCGCGCGGCTATTGTATGGAATGACGCTTAATGCAGTCTCACAATACGCTGAAGCGATCGCTCTTAGCGAAAACGCACTCAAGGACGATCCGAATAATCAGCAAATGCTTATGGTGGCCGGTTATGCATACGGGCGGTCCGGACGACGAGCGGATGCCGAGAGCGTCATCGAAAAATTTCGCGAAATATCAAAAACTCAGTATGTCATTCCAAGCTTTGTTGCGGTGGTCTTCGGTGCGATGGGAGAAAAAGACAGAGCTTTTGCCGAGTTGGATAAATCGATCGAACAGCGTGATTCATGGTTTAGATGGGCCAAGGTCGAACCGCTGTTCGACCCGCTCCGCGATGACCCGCGATACAAGGATCTGCTGAAACGGATGGGTCTGCCGGAATAG
- a CDS encoding protein kinase, translated as MDPERLEKVEAIFHAALDLEPAPRAAFLDDACGDDIKIRAEVESLLAFDETRDDFLNEPPLSLAAELFSNGVKQKPMIGRTIGHYTIESLLGVGGMGEVYLAEDARLGRKVALKLLPEEFVDDKDRLSRFVLEAKAISALNHPNIITIHEIGEADGTHFIATEFINGKTLKELLTLSRVDLRTSIDIAIQIASALDEAHSAGIIHRDIKPDNIMIRPSGLVKILDFGIAKLTESAADPFVSASSKAVKRGDTQPGVIVGTADYMSPEQAKGGRVDTRSDIFSFGSVMYEMISGKKAFASENAIETIGLILKKDAAPLEIVAAEVPPVVASIVDRCLLKNIDDRYQSINDVLTDLKSVRRRLDLDEVGTDLATDPRRSVTDPSRSKTADGSIRTIDTSTARLAGVPDEDNTAVRGRSQTSTSVHFIRRHVLMVAAVVFGLAAVGGILGYYFISESEQIRSIAVMPFVNQSGDANVDYLSDGLTDNLISSLSMIPKLSVKARSTVFTYKGKENLPKRIGEELNVEAVLMGNLAKSGDDLKISLELVNAATQDVLWSASYSRKMNDLVTLQREIARDVSARLRPQLSSEVQKSVAKNYTSNAEAQQLYLKGRFHWNKRTIKSIERAAGYFKQAIGTDSEFALAHAGLADALALMPLYDNLRPSEYKPLAKQSALRALELDPNLAEAHASLGYIINTYEFDWGSAEREYKNAIRLNPNYATAHQWYAEFLACIGRNDEALSEISTALELDPLSLVINRMMGNILGFAGRPDEALAQLKRTVDLYPESPRVRYNLGDAFATLKMYPEAVEQYLAAFELDGKNEQMIGEYRSAFVKKGWEGFWDHHLKTVLSNRQTALDRDPKAYVANANIAFAYAAANDADRAIEFLNKAYEEREPDILTIKSTDAYRFLHGDQRFKDLLRKIGLPE; from the coding sequence ATGGACCCTGAAAGACTAGAAAAGGTCGAGGCGATCTTTCATGCTGCCCTTGATTTGGAGCCCGCTCCGCGGGCCGCGTTTCTCGACGATGCTTGCGGCGATGACATCAAAATCCGGGCCGAGGTCGAATCGCTGCTCGCCTTCGACGAGACCAGGGACGACTTTCTCAACGAACCGCCGCTATCGCTCGCCGCCGAACTGTTCTCGAATGGTGTAAAGCAAAAACCGATGATCGGCCGAACGATCGGCCATTACACGATCGAAAGCTTGCTGGGAGTTGGCGGCATGGGCGAAGTTTACCTTGCGGAGGACGCAAGGCTCGGCCGCAAGGTCGCTCTCAAGCTGCTTCCCGAAGAATTCGTTGACGACAAAGATCGATTAAGCAGATTCGTACTTGAAGCAAAGGCAATATCCGCCCTAAATCATCCGAACATTATTACCATCCACGAGATCGGCGAAGCGGACGGAACGCACTTCATCGCAACAGAATTCATAAATGGAAAGACACTCAAGGAACTCTTGACGTTGAGTAGGGTGGACCTGCGAACATCGATCGACATTGCGATCCAGATCGCGTCAGCCCTCGATGAAGCGCATTCCGCAGGCATTATTCATCGCGACATAAAACCTGACAACATAATGATCCGCCCAAGCGGGCTGGTAAAGATCCTGGATTTTGGAATTGCGAAGCTGACCGAATCGGCGGCAGACCCATTTGTATCTGCTTCATCGAAAGCGGTCAAACGCGGTGATACTCAACCAGGCGTGATCGTTGGAACCGCCGACTACATGTCACCTGAGCAGGCCAAAGGAGGCCGCGTTGACACGCGGTCGGATATTTTTAGTTTCGGCTCAGTAATGTACGAGATGATCTCGGGGAAGAAGGCTTTCGCCAGCGAAAACGCGATCGAGACGATCGGATTGATACTTAAAAAGGACGCCGCTCCGCTCGAGATCGTTGCCGCTGAGGTCCCGCCAGTCGTCGCCTCGATCGTCGACAGGTGTTTGCTGAAGAACATTGATGATCGATACCAGTCGATCAACGATGTCCTGACCGATCTTAAAAGCGTGCGGCGCCGGTTGGATCTCGACGAGGTCGGAACAGATCTTGCGACCGATCCGCGACGATCCGTTACCGATCCGTCAAGATCGAAAACCGCCGATGGTTCGATTCGAACCATCGATACGTCCACGGCTCGTTTAGCTGGGGTGCCGGATGAAGACAACACGGCAGTCCGAGGTCGATCGCAAACTTCGACGTCAGTTCATTTTATTCGCCGACACGTCCTTATGGTTGCCGCGGTCGTTTTCGGTCTCGCTGCGGTCGGCGGGATCCTCGGATACTACTTCATTTCCGAATCCGAACAGATCCGCTCGATCGCCGTCATGCCGTTTGTGAACCAGAGCGGCGACGCGAATGTTGATTACCTTTCTGACGGGTTGACCGACAATCTCATCAGCAGCCTTTCGATGATCCCTAAATTGTCCGTAAAAGCGCGAAGCACCGTATTTACATACAAAGGGAAGGAAAATCTGCCAAAGCGTATCGGGGAAGAGTTGAATGTCGAGGCCGTATTGATGGGCAATCTGGCAAAGTCCGGTGACGATCTGAAGATCAGTCTTGAGTTGGTCAATGCAGCGACACAGGACGTTCTGTGGTCAGCCAGCTACTCGCGAAAGATGAATGACCTCGTCACACTTCAGCGCGAGATCGCCCGTGATGTCTCGGCCCGGCTAAGGCCGCAACTCTCGTCCGAAGTGCAAAAAAGTGTTGCAAAAAATTACACATCGAACGCCGAGGCTCAGCAGCTCTACCTCAAAGGACGGTTCCACTGGAACAAACGAACGATCAAGAGTATCGAACGCGCGGCAGGCTACTTTAAGCAAGCCATCGGGACCGACAGTGAGTTTGCACTCGCACATGCAGGCCTGGCCGATGCGCTTGCGTTGATGCCCTTATACGACAATTTAAGGCCGAGCGAATATAAACCGCTGGCTAAACAGTCAGCCCTCAGGGCCCTCGAACTTGATCCAAACCTTGCGGAAGCTCATGCGTCACTCGGTTACATAATAAACACCTACGAATTTGATTGGGGATCGGCGGAGCGCGAATACAAGAATGCGATCCGGCTAAATCCAAACTATGCGACCGCTCATCAGTGGTACGCTGAGTTCCTTGCATGTATAGGAAGGAACGATGAAGCTCTTTCCGAGATCTCGACCGCACTTGAACTCGATCCGCTGTCTTTGGTGATCAATCGGATGATGGGCAATATCCTTGGCTTTGCAGGCAGGCCCGATGAAGCTCTGGCACAGCTTAAACGGACAGTTGACCTTTATCCTGAAAGCCCGCGGGTCAGATACAACCTCGGTGACGCTTTCGCTACTTTAAAGATGTATCCCGAAGCCGTTGAACAGTATTTGGCCGCATTCGAATTGGATGGAAAAAATGAGCAAATGATCGGTGAATACAGATCGGCTTTTGTCAAAAAAGGCTGGGAGGGCTTCTGGGATCACCATTTGAAGACAGTGTTGTCAAATCGACAAACCGCACTGGATCGCGACCCAAAAGCATATGTCGCTAATGCGAACATTGCATTCGCATACGCAGCGGCGAACGATGCCGACAGAGCGATCGAATTTCTAAATAAGGCCTACGAAGAGCGCGAACCGGACATCCTGACCATAAAATCGACTGACGCTTACAGGTTTTTACACGGCGACCAGCGGTTCAAGGATCTGCTCAGAAAGATCGGTCTGCCTGAATAA
- a CDS encoding tetratricopeptide repeat protein translates to MKRCPECRRDYYDDTLAFCLEDGTALLQGSVPSPDEPQTAILHETTPPAEAATRAQIHMTDQTAVLPAGTADVAAKPRGFDKRLIAAPLLAILIAVGGYFGYRYLGPFGSTQINSIAVMPFTNESGNPDVEYLSDGMTETLIGSLTKVPDLNVKARSSVFRYKGKETDAKTLGSELNVQAILNGRVAQRGDQLTVSLELVDVATENAIWSQQYTRKQTDLVSLQSEIARDVSNNLKSRLSGADVAKVQRTYTVDPEAYQLYLKGRFQWNRRTGESLKQAAAFFEQAIAKDPNYALAYSALAETYVLFPNYSVAQPMDCMPKAKAAALRAIELDDSLAEAHVALGIYYSNFAWNLPASEKEFRRAIELNPNYAYAHHQFGIECLSAAGRFDEAIAAGKRAEELDPVSPIIGADLGLIFIRARRFDEAIAQLNQVAALDPDFWVTSWYLGFAYYGKKQYAEAVAAHRRALAGSDHPFAKALLIQSLVKAGERGEAAELLAALQSESERRYVSSSGLAIAYGALGEKDKAFLILEKEVAERASRPIVFSLFVIWDDLRDDPRFAALIRKVEQSRLD, encoded by the coding sequence ATGAAACGATGCCCTGAATGCAGACGGGATTATTACGACGATACGCTAGCGTTTTGTCTGGAAGATGGAACTGCGCTGCTTCAGGGCTCGGTGCCTTCGCCCGACGAGCCACAGACGGCGATACTGCACGAGACCACGCCACCGGCCGAAGCGGCCACCCGAGCGCAGATCCACATGACCGATCAGACGGCGGTATTGCCGGCAGGCACAGCCGATGTTGCCGCGAAGCCTCGCGGATTTGATAAGCGGTTGATCGCGGCACCATTGTTGGCGATACTGATCGCAGTTGGCGGTTATTTCGGTTATCGATATCTGGGGCCATTTGGTTCGACACAGATCAATTCCATCGCCGTGATGCCGTTTACTAATGAGAGCGGCAATCCGGATGTCGAGTATTTAAGCGACGGAATGACAGAGACGTTGATCGGGAGCCTGACCAAGGTGCCTGATCTGAACGTTAAGGCACGTTCTTCCGTTTTCCGTTACAAGGGGAAAGAGACGGACGCGAAAACTCTAGGCAGCGAATTGAACGTTCAGGCGATCTTGAACGGCCGGGTTGCTCAACGCGGCGACCAGTTGACCGTGAGTCTGGAATTGGTAGATGTCGCCACCGAAAACGCCATCTGGAGCCAGCAATACACCCGAAAGCAAACCGACCTCGTGTCACTGCAAAGCGAGATCGCCCGTGATGTCTCGAACAACCTGAAATCAAGACTGTCAGGAGCCGATGTTGCGAAGGTTCAAAGGACCTACACGGTAGATCCCGAGGCATACCAGCTCTATCTCAAAGGGCGGTTCCAATGGAATAGGCGGACCGGAGAATCACTCAAACAAGCGGCCGCGTTTTTCGAACAGGCGATCGCAAAGGACCCGAATTACGCGCTTGCCTACTCAGCGTTGGCCGAAACTTACGTGCTCTTCCCCAACTACAGCGTTGCGCAGCCGATGGACTGCATGCCGAAGGCGAAAGCGGCTGCTCTCAGAGCCATCGAATTGGACGATTCACTAGCTGAAGCTCATGTCGCCCTCGGGATCTATTATTCCAATTTCGCGTGGAATCTTCCGGCGTCGGAAAAAGAGTTTCGCCGCGCGATCGAGCTTAATCCGAACTACGCTTATGCTCACCATCAGTTCGGCATTGAATGCCTGTCGGCAGCGGGACGATTTGATGAGGCAATTGCTGCAGGAAAGCGGGCGGAGGAACTTGACCCCGTATCACCGATCATCGGCGCGGATCTGGGCCTTATTTTTATTCGAGCACGTCGTTTTGATGAGGCGATCGCGCAGCTAAACCAGGTTGCGGCTCTCGATCCGGATTTCTGGGTCACCAGTTGGTATTTAGGTTTCGCTTATTACGGTAAGAAGCAGTACGCGGAAGCCGTCGCCGCGCATCGGAGAGCCCTGGCGGGCAGTGATCATCCATTTGCGAAGGCACTTCTGATCCAATCGCTCGTAAAGGCCGGTGAGCGAGGCGAGGCCGCCGAATTGCTTGCTGCGTTACAGTCAGAATCTGAGCGCCGTTATGTTTCCAGCTCTGGCCTAGCCATAGCTTATGGTGCCCTCGGTGAAAAGGACAAAGCCTTTTTGATCCTGGAGAAGGAAGTAGCCGAACGGGCGTCACGCCCGATAGTATTTTCCTTATTCGTTATTTGGGACGACCTTCGCGATGATCCGCGTTTCGCAGCCCTGATCCGAAAAGTAGAGCAATCAAGGTTAGACTGA
- a CDS encoding DUF1569 domain-containing protein has protein sequence MKTIRNENDRAEMIRRLNGLDSGAQPLWGKMNVEQMLSHLAQTSEWPFVRTVPDRSNLFSRTIIKPLVIYLLPMPKDVKMPREVDQLQDGRPPKGFDEDRALVIEAIKRLGTLSETHDCREHPFFGRLSAKQWALIAHKHIDHHLRQFGA, from the coding sequence ATGAAAACAATTAGAAATGAAAATGACCGGGCCGAAATGATCAGGCGTTTGAACGGCCTTGATAGCGGGGCCCAGCCCTTGTGGGGAAAGATGAACGTCGAGCAGATGCTTTCGCATTTGGCTCAAACCTCCGAATGGCCGTTCGTCAGAACGGTGCCTGATCGCAGCAATCTGTTTTCACGAACGATCATAAAGCCATTGGTGATATATCTGCTTCCGATGCCGAAAGATGTCAAAATGCCTCGTGAGGTCGACCAGCTGCAGGACGGGCGTCCGCCGAAAGGTTTTGACGAAGATCGAGCATTGGTGATCGAGGCGATCAAAAGACTTGGAACACTTTCTGAAACGCACGATTGCCGCGAACATCCATTCTTTGGAAGGTTGTCGGCCAAGCAATGGGCATTGATCGCCCATAAGCATATCGACCACCATCTAAGGCAGTTCGGTGCGTGA
- a CDS encoding GNAT family N-acetyltransferase — translation MLYSDRSLSQKLEHTEGRTSTDFAQTRVRLDPTSTSAWRTIGGAHLIYDGIESPLTQTFGLGLFTPTTAGQLDEIEEFFQSRNAPVFHEVSPMTDPSLMTLLGERGYRPIELTNVLFRMLGKSVDRTPNSGSEVKTRVIEPSEAELWATTSADAWTTEDAALADFMLKFGRVSAQCSGAYPFIGELGDRPIATGMLFVFDEIAFLAGASTIPEGRNRGAQNALLSARLTLAAEKGCEMAMMGAAPGSQSQKNAQRNGFQIAYTRTKWQLIS, via the coding sequence ATGCTCTATTCAGATAGGTCCCTATCGCAGAAGCTCGAACATACAGAAGGGCGCACGAGCACCGACTTTGCCCAAACCCGAGTTCGTCTGGATCCAACAAGCACATCAGCATGGCGCACGATCGGCGGTGCTCATCTCATCTACGACGGCATTGAGTCGCCGCTCACGCAGACGTTCGGGCTCGGGCTTTTTACACCAACTACCGCTGGCCAGCTAGACGAGATCGAGGAGTTTTTTCAGAGCCGCAACGCACCGGTTTTTCACGAGGTGAGCCCGATGACCGATCCGTCGCTTATGACCCTGCTCGGAGAACGCGGGTATCGCCCGATCGAATTAACGAACGTTCTATTTCGGATGCTTGGAAAGTCCGTCGATCGGACCCCGAATTCGGGCTCCGAGGTGAAGACGCGCGTGATCGAGCCGAGCGAGGCGGAACTTTGGGCGACGACGTCAGCTGATGCATGGACGACCGAGGACGCGGCGTTGGCTGATTTCATGTTGAAGTTTGGCCGTGTAAGCGCGCAGTGTTCGGGTGCCTACCCATTCATTGGTGAGTTGGGAGACCGTCCGATCGCTACCGGAATGCTGTTCGTTTTTGATGAGATCGCTTTTCTTGCCGGAGCGAGTACGATCCCGGAAGGCCGAAATCGAGGTGCGCAGAATGCTCTTTTGAGTGCCCGCCTTACGCTCGCGGCCGAAAAGGGCTGCGAAATGGCGATGATGGGCGCTGCCCCCGGAAGTCAATCGCAAAAGAACGCCCAGCGCAATGGATTTCAGATCGCATATACGCGCACCAAATGGCAGTTAATAAGTTAG
- a CDS encoding tetratricopeptide repeat protein — protein sequence MKKCPECGRDYNDDSMSFCLDDGSELLFGPAKSEPGTIANGFPTDEPQTAILHSTAAPGEAPTRAQIHTTEQTAILSTGAEAEPPESLGGLPEEHSVSARRAKSLAALAVAVLVLVGGFFGYRYINSSNSGSINSIAVLPFQNRSGDPNSEYLSDGLAESLIYRLSQLPDLKVSPTSSVIQYKGKDTKVATIASELGVDAVMTGRLAQIGDNLTISVELVDVRNNKLLWGEQYERKMSELLSTQREIAATITQKLQLKLSGEETGLTKKYTNNNEAYQLYLKGRFAWNKRNAESLKQAVEFYKQAIEKDPAFALAYAGLAETYVLFPSYLAGAPKESMPQAKAAALRALELDDTLAEAHAALGRYLNDYEFDPAGGEKELRRAIELNPKYVTAHSWLAVVLSWQKRFDEAITEAKIARDLDPLSLISSAEVGNTFVSAGRYDEAVVQLNETLRLDPNFSAAHFYLGKAYLYKGMEQEAIAEFQKATTPAARRRVIGALAVAMIRSGQRAKALEILNELKAEAANGNVSAFSAAQASAALGDKEEALTWMERTIADRWHHSYHFAINPEFDELRDDPRFKAILKRANLPE from the coding sequence ATGAAGAAATGCCCCGAATGCGGTAGAGATTACAACGATGATTCGATGAGCTTCTGTCTCGATGACGGCTCCGAACTGCTCTTCGGCCCGGCAAAGTCAGAACCGGGAACGATAGCGAATGGGTTCCCGACGGACGAACCACAAACCGCGATCTTGCACTCAACCGCCGCTCCGGGCGAAGCTCCGACTCGTGCGCAGATTCATACAACGGAGCAGACCGCCATTCTAAGCACAGGAGCGGAGGCGGAGCCTCCAGAATCTTTGGGAGGCCTGCCGGAAGAGCATAGCGTTTCCGCTCGGCGAGCCAAGTCGCTGGCAGCTTTGGCCGTGGCTGTTCTAGTTCTCGTTGGCGGGTTCTTCGGCTATCGATACATTAACTCCTCAAATTCCGGTTCTATCAACTCGATCGCGGTTTTGCCGTTTCAGAACAGGAGCGGTGACCCGAATTCAGAGTATCTTTCCGATGGTTTGGCCGAATCGCTGATCTATCGGCTTTCGCAGCTGCCGGATCTGAAGGTCAGCCCGACGAGTTCGGTCATTCAATACAAGGGAAAAGACACCAAGGTTGCGACCATTGCGAGCGAGCTTGGCGTCGATGCGGTGATGACGGGACGGCTGGCGCAGATCGGCGACAATCTGACGATCAGCGTCGAGCTTGTTGATGTGCGAAACAACAAACTGCTGTGGGGTGAGCAGTACGAACGCAAAATGTCGGAACTGCTCTCAACCCAGCGTGAGATCGCGGCGACGATAACGCAAAAGCTGCAATTGAAGCTATCCGGCGAAGAGACGGGCCTCACAAAGAAATACACAAACAATAACGAAGCGTACCAGTTGTATCTGAAAGGCCGCTTTGCGTGGAATAAGCGAAACGCCGAGTCGCTCAAACAGGCGGTCGAGTTTTACAAGCAAGCGATCGAAAAAGACCCCGCATTTGCTCTTGCCTATGCAGGCCTCGCTGAAACGTATGTGTTGTTTCCGAGTTATCTGGCGGGCGCGCCAAAGGAGAGTATGCCGCAGGCAAAAGCAGCGGCCCTTCGGGCTCTGGAATTGGACGATACGCTGGCGGAGGCCCACGCTGCACTTGGCCGCTATTTGAATGACTATGAGTTTGATCCTGCCGGTGGTGAGAAGGAACTTCGCCGGGCCATCGAACTAAATCCCAAATACGTGACCGCCCACTCATGGCTCGCAGTTGTTCTTTCGTGGCAAAAGCGTTTTGATGAGGCAATTACTGAAGCAAAGATCGCGAGAGACCTCGACCCGTTGTCGCTGATCTCAAGCGCCGAGGTCGGAAACACGTTTGTTTCTGCTGGGCGATATGATGAGGCGGTCGTCCAATTGAACGAAACTCTAAGACTCGACCCGAATTTCTCCGCCGCTCATTTTTATTTGGGCAAGGCGTATTTGTACAAGGGCATGGAACAGGAAGCCATAGCCGAATTTCAGAAAGCGACAACCCCGGCCGCACGTCGGCGGGTAATCGGCGCCCTGGCTGTTGCCATGATCAGATCGGGTCAGAGGGCTAAGGCACTGGAGATCCTCAACGAGCTTAAAGCTGAGGCGGCAAACGGGAATGTTTCGGCCTTTTCGGCAGCTCAGGCTTCTGCTGCACTCGGCGACAAGGAAGAGGCTTTGACCTGGATGGAAAGAACCATTGCCGACCGTTGGCATCATTCCTACCACTTTGCGATCAACCCCGAGTTTGACGAACTCCGCGACGACCCGCGATTCAAGGCGATCCTGAAACGAGCGAATCTGCCGGAATAG